TTCCCCAAAAAATCAGTTAATCAGTACATTTGTCCTGAATGAAAACTTGAAGTTTAACTTTTAACTCAAAACTCTTTAGAGCTGCTTTAATTTGGTTATCAAAACCTCTTTATTTAAGCGGCACAAACTATCTCAATTATAAAAATTGAGAATAAATTCTCCTTGACTTGATTAATCTTTAGGCAACTTTTAAGAAGCTGCTATACCTATCCCTAACTCACAGTTATAAATAGCCGCCAACAAGTTAACTCTTAAACTATATCTTCGACGACGATTCCGATATTTACAGGATAAGATTTTAAAGATTTTGAGTTTCCTATTTATAGGTTCAATGATAATCCTTTCTTTGGCTAAAGCCTTGTTATACTCTTTTTCTAACTCTGTTAATTTTCTATTTTTCGATTTCTTTTTCGGTGTATAACTATTACTATGGTATGCAGCTATTCCCTGATAACCACTGTCTTCTATGCTGGTAGTTAAAGGATGAAAACGAACTCGACTTTTTTTAAATAAACTAAAATCATGACCTCTACCTTTCCCACAAAAGACACAGATAATTTCCTCTGTATTTTGATCAGCTACTAATTGGGATTTTAAAGTATGATAACCTCTTTTACCCCCCAAAAAATCTTTCTGTTTCTTTTGGGGGCGTTCAATGGGAGTTTCCGTTACATCCATTACCGTTATGACCGGTATCTCTGCTTGATTGAGTAAAGCTTTTTTTCCTTTTAAACGGAAGTTTCCCGATTGTAAAAGCATTTTTTCCGTCTTATTTACAATCCGACCTATAGTTGATTCTGATAGTTCCCAGCTTGTACCAATGTGAAAATATGTTCTATATTCTCGCCAATATTCTAACGTTACTAAAACTTGTTCTTCTATAGATAGTTTAGGTTTCGGTCCCCTTTTAGATGGTGAATTAGAGTCGGCTTCAACACTTTTTACTGATTCTACCATCTTTCTATATGTTTGTTTATACACACCGAAACGGCGTTTGAATTGTTCATCTGATAAGTTTTGATAATCCATAATTTTGCTAATAAACATAGCAAAATTATAGATGATTTCCTGACCTAAGATCACATTTTATTCTTTTTTCCACTTCAATCTAAGAATTGAGAAAAAAGCAAAACCCTCCATTATACCATAAAAAAATTATGCAAGAGGTCTT
This Microcystis wesenbergii NRERC-220 DNA region includes the following protein-coding sequences:
- a CDS encoding IS5-like element ISMae4 family transposase, with the protein product MFISKIMDYQNLSDEQFKRRFGVYKQTYRKMVESVKSVEADSNSPSKRGPKPKLSIEEQVLVTLEYWREYRTYFHIGTSWELSESTIGRIVNKTEKMLLQSGNFRLKGKKALLNQAEIPVITVMDVTETPIERPQKKQKDFLGGKRGYHTLKSQLVADQNTEEIICVFCGKGRGHDFSLFKKSRVRFHPLTTSIEDSGYQGIAAYHSNSYTPKKKSKNRKLTELEKEYNKALAKERIIIEPINRKLKIFKILSCKYRNRRRRYSLRVNLLAAIYNCELGIGIAAS